A region from the Atribacteraceae bacterium genome encodes:
- the dps gene encoding DNA protection during starvation protein, producing the protein MAKVAREMVEKAGINVDELLKLLVSNAAAELTTYYYYTILRANLIGLDGETIKEITEVARIEDRNHFEALVPRIYELGGQLPEDMKNFHDISACKPARLPDNPKNAMEMLKVLVEAERCAVRGYTQVCNMTAGKDHRTYDLSLSILHEEIEHESWFSEFLGEGPSGHFMRRGETSPFVSKFLK; encoded by the coding sequence AGCTTCTGAAGCTTTTGGTCAGCAACGCAGCCGCAGAATTAACTACCTACTATTATTATACTATCCTACGAGCTAACCTTATCGGTTTGGATGGCGAAACCATCAAGGAAATCACCGAAGTCGCCCGTATCGAAGATCGTAACCACTTTGAAGCTCTGGTTCCGCGGATATACGAGCTGGGTGGCCAGCTTCCCGAAGATATGAAAAATTTCCACGATATCTCCGCCTGTAAGCCGGCCCGGCTTCCCGATAATCCAAAAAACGCGATGGAAATGCTCAAAGTCTTGGTCGAAGCGGAACGATGCGCCGTGCGCGGATACACTCAGGTCTGTAACATGACTGCGGGGAAAGACCACCGGACCTATGATCTTTCCCTCTCGATTCTCCACGAGGAAATCGAGCACGAATCTTGGTTTTCCGAGTTTTTGGGGGAGGGTCCATCCGGTCATTTCATGCGCCGGGGAGAAACCTCTCCTTTCGTGTCCAAGTTTCTCAAATGA